In Rana temporaria chromosome 3, aRanTem1.1, whole genome shotgun sequence, a single window of DNA contains:
- the LOC120930535 gene encoding olfactory receptor 154-like: MDTLNQTTFDDFILLGLTSNRFIESVLFVCFLIIYTCSFLSNLGMIILISAYHYLQAPMYFFLSHLSFIDLFYSSTITPKMLSDFISDKKSISFKACASQMFLFAMFATSESFLVTAMAYDRYVAICQPLLYHSTMNKHTCWGLVYGAYISSFLASITHTITIFKFPLCGSNKINHFYCDIPPLLKLTCVYSYTRKLVVFLLSLVMGVVTFVVILMSYTSIICTILGINSTEGRSKAFSTCASHLTVVISFYSTVFGIYFRPSLGLSSDSIDKVFSIFYTVASPLLNPLIYSFKNAEVKRAIMNALHSRKALLHIKHANKINN; the protein is encoded by the coding sequence ATGGATACTCTGAATCAGACTACATTTGATGATTTTATTTTACTGGGACTGACTTCAAACCGCTTTATCGAATCAgtactgtttgtttgttttttaatcattTATACATGCTCCTTCTTAAGTAACCTGGGTATGATAATATTAATAAGTGCCTACCATTATCTTCAAGCTCCTATGTATTTTTTCCTGAGTCATTTATCTTTTATTGACTTGTTTTATTCCTCCACCATTACCCCCAAGATGCTGTCAGATTTTATCTCAGATAAAAAATCCATCTCCTTTAAAGCATGTGCCAGTCAAATGTTTTTGTTTGCCATGTTTGCCACATCTGAAAGTTTTTTGGTGACTGCCATGGCATACGATCGTTATGTTGCCATATGTCAACCACTGCTCTACCATAGCACGATGAACAAACATACATGTTGGGGATTGGTATATGGAGCCTATATAAGTAGCTTTTTAGCTTCCATAACTCATACAATTACCATTTTTAAATTCCCTTTATGTGGTTCAAATAAAATTAATCATTTTTACTGTGATATACCCCCACTTTTGAAACTTACATGTGTCTATTCTTATACAAGAAAGTTGGTTGTCTTTTTGCTATCGCTGGTAATGGGAGTTGTTACTTTTGTTGTGATATTGATGTCCTATACCTCCATCATTTGTACAATTTTAGGAATCAATTCAACAGAAGGAAGATCCAAAGCATTCTCTACCTGTGCCTCCCATCTTACTGTAGTCATCTCTTTCTACAGCACAGTGTTTGGAATCTACTTTCGACCAAGCTTGGGTTTAAGTTCAGATAGCATTGACAAGGTCTTCTCCATTTTTTATACTGTGGCATCCCCTCTGTTAAATCCTCTCATATATAGTTTTAAAAATGCAGAAGTTAAGAGAGCGATAATGAATGCACTCCATTCTAGGAAAGCACTATTGCACATAAAACatgctaataaaataaataattaa